From the Paenibacillus sp. FSL H8-0548 genome, one window contains:
- a CDS encoding 2-hydroxy-3-keto-5-methylthiopentenyl-1-phosphate phosphatase, with amino-acid sequence MTDNKAAKKRIVFCDFDGTITVNDNIIAIIKHFNPEGWEKIAEQTIAQELTIMDGVGQLFRLLPASMQQEVIEFSISNARIREGFAEFLAYCREQEIDFYVTSGGIDFFVYPILESFSIPKDHIYCNSSDFSGERIEILWPNPCDEHCSNKCGMCKTTIMRRFPAEQYERIIIGDSVTDFEGAKLADVIYSRSHLTVKCKELGLVHHEFETFHEIINSMTNERKIAQ; translated from the coding sequence ATGACGGACAACAAAGCAGCTAAGAAACGCATCGTGTTTTGTGATTTTGATGGGACCATTACGGTAAATGACAACATTATTGCAATTATCAAGCATTTTAATCCCGAGGGCTGGGAGAAAATTGCCGAGCAAACCATTGCGCAGGAATTGACCATCATGGATGGTGTCGGACAATTGTTCCGCTTGCTCCCAGCGTCGATGCAGCAAGAAGTTATTGAATTTAGCATTTCCAATGCGCGAATTCGTGAAGGCTTTGCTGAATTCCTTGCTTATTGCCGTGAGCAGGAAATTGATTTTTACGTCACTAGCGGTGGAATCGACTTTTTCGTCTACCCGATACTCGAGTCATTTTCTATTCCAAAAGACCATATTTACTGCAACAGCAGTGATTTTAGCGGGGAACGTATCGAAATATTGTGGCCAAATCCGTGTGACGAGCATTGCAGCAACAAGTGCGGCATGTGCAAAACGACAATTATGCGCCGCTTTCCTGCAGAGCAATATGAGCGCATTATTATAGGTGACAGTGTAACTGATTTTGAAGGTGCCAAGCTTGCAGATGTGATCTATTCCCGCTCCCACTTAACTGTGAAATGCAAGGAGCTTGGTCTTGTACATCATGAATTTGAAACTTTCCATGAAATTATAAATAGTATGACTAACGAAAGGAAGATTGCACAATGA
- a CDS encoding 3-hydroxyacyl-CoA dehydrogenase NAD-binding domain-containing protein codes for MFDENRYNDINDICSEYFRVRYKKYSQHIKGANTLHIKTVGVIGVGTMGQGIAEMLASKGLDVIIIEQSDERLAYGKQMIELSLDKQIEKWALTQSEKKLIMNKIVPSLSFDKLADCELVIETITEDLDLKKAVFEEIDKICGANVILASNTSALSLTELASVTKYPDRVIGMHFIYPVSKIDLVEIVRGLKTSEETFIRTKYFVEEIIHKKGVMVFESPGFVTSRLICLFINEALHVLEEGVASAEDIDSAMRIGYSFQHGPFEMCDRFGLDSVLAALERMFREYGELKYRPSIVLKKMVRAGHLGAKSGVGFFKYDKDGDRI; via the coding sequence ATTTTTGATGAAAACCGTTATAATGATATTAACGATATTTGCAGTGAATACTTCCGAGTACGTTATAAGAAGTATTCCCAACACATTAAAGGAGCTAATACATTGCATATAAAAACGGTCGGCGTAATAGGAGTAGGAACGATGGGACAAGGCATTGCAGAAATGCTTGCTTCCAAAGGATTGGATGTCATCATCATCGAGCAATCGGACGAGCGCCTGGCTTACGGCAAACAAATGATTGAGCTTAGTCTGGATAAACAAATTGAGAAGTGGGCGCTCACGCAATCGGAGAAGAAGCTGATTATGAATAAAATAGTTCCAAGCTTAAGCTTTGATAAATTAGCAGACTGCGAGCTGGTTATCGAAACGATAACCGAGGATCTTGATCTGAAGAAAGCAGTTTTCGAGGAAATTGATAAAATTTGCGGAGCTAATGTCATTCTTGCAAGCAATACATCAGCCCTTAGCTTGACAGAGCTAGCCAGTGTCACGAAGTATCCGGATCGTGTGATCGGCATGCATTTTATTTATCCCGTATCGAAAATTGACTTGGTCGAAATCGTTCGTGGACTTAAAACTTCAGAAGAGACATTCATAAGAACCAAATATTTTGTGGAAGAAATTATTCATAAAAAAGGAGTCATGGTGTTTGAATCTCCCGGATTCGTTACCTCCCGGCTCATTTGTTTGTTCATAAATGAAGCGCTGCATGTACTCGAGGAGGGCGTCGCATCTGCCGAGGATATCGACAGTGCTATGCGTATCGGCTATTCCTTCCAGCATGGACCGTTTGAAATGTGTGATCGTTTCGGACTCGATTCTGTTCTTGCAGCTCTTGAACGAATGTTCCGCGAATATGGAGAATTAAAATATCGTCCGTCAATCGTACTGAAAAAAATGGTGCGTGCTGGACATCTAGGTGCAAAATCAGGTGTTGGTTTCTTCAAATACGATAAGGATGGGGATCGGATCTAA
- the mtnB gene encoding methylthioribulose 1-phosphate dehydratase encodes MSFQQIALEDKQRALSELREVKELFANRGWFPGTSGNLSIRVGEFQPDDFQFAVTASGKDKTVHTPEDYLFVDQDGKPCETTRLKPSAETLIHCEIYKLTGAGAIFHIHSVYNSVISEYFWDRKSVPVDGVELIKGFNIWDEEAQIEIPIVSNFAHIPSIVPEVTERIDKKIPGILLRKHGIYAWGANAFEAKRHLEAFEFIFEYVYRLELLQRGSR; translated from the coding sequence ATGAGCTTTCAACAAATTGCCTTAGAAGATAAACAGCGGGCTCTCTCTGAGCTTCGCGAGGTAAAGGAGCTATTCGCAAATCGCGGCTGGTTCCCTGGTACTAGCGGCAATCTATCCATTCGTGTTGGTGAATTCCAACCTGATGACTTTCAATTTGCGGTTACCGCCAGCGGAAAGGATAAAACCGTCCATACCCCTGAGGATTATTTATTTGTCGATCAAGATGGCAAGCCATGCGAAACGACACGCCTGAAGCCATCAGCTGAAACGTTGATCCACTGCGAAATTTATAAGCTAACAGGCGCGGGCGCTATTTTCCATATTCACTCTGTCTATAATAGTGTTATTTCCGAGTATTTCTGGGATCGCAAATCCGTTCCAGTAGATGGCGTTGAGCTAATTAAAGGCTTTAATATTTGGGATGAGGAAGCACAAATCGAAATTCCGATCGTTTCCAATTTTGCACACATCCCTTCTATTGTTCCAGAGGTGACTGAACGTATCGACAAAAAAATTCCTGGCATTTTACTGCGTAAGCACGGCATCTATGCTTGGGGAGCTAACGCGTTCGAGGCAAAGCGGCATTTAGAAGCATTCGAATTTATTTTCGAATATGTATATCGGTTGGAGCTGTTGCAGCGCGGCAGTCGTTAA
- a CDS encoding 2,3-diketo-5-methylthiopentyl-1-phosphate enolase — protein MNGVCIATYRSHDDKADFNKKALSIAVGLTVGSWTELPEAQKAHMEKHLGKVLSVNVHEPANAAPGERYADIQIAYPDINFSRDLPALLVTVFGKLSMDGKIKLLDLDVSETFASAFPGPKFGLQGVRNLLGVHDRPLLMSIFKSVVGYDLANLQDQFYKQALGGVDLIKDDEILFENPLTPLEKRVEACMSAASRAEAETGQKLLYAVNLTGPTSQLAANARKAINAGANALLFNVLSYGYDVLHELSSDTSITVPIAAHPAMAGAMYPSPHYGISASLLLGKLMRLAGADLVLFPSPYGSVVMPKEENLAVKDALLEPLHGLRASFPIPSAGIHPGLVPLILKDFGTDVVVNAGGGIHGHPMGTAAGGQAFRQAISATLNGVPLRNAAEQAGNEALQAAIQAWGIKE, from the coding sequence ATGAACGGAGTATGTATTGCCACTTATCGTTCTCATGACGATAAAGCCGATTTTAACAAAAAAGCTCTTTCGATCGCTGTTGGCTTAACGGTCGGCAGCTGGACGGAGCTTCCTGAAGCACAGAAGGCTCATATGGAAAAACATCTTGGCAAGGTGCTTTCGGTCAACGTACATGAACCGGCAAATGCTGCACCTGGCGAGCGTTATGCTGATATTCAAATTGCTTATCCCGACATAAACTTCAGCCGCGACCTGCCTGCCCTGCTCGTTACTGTGTTTGGCAAGCTTTCGATGGATGGAAAAATCAAGCTTCTGGACTTGGATGTTTCCGAGACATTTGCCTCTGCCTTCCCAGGTCCAAAATTTGGGCTTCAAGGCGTTCGCAACTTGCTTGGCGTGCATGACCGTCCCTTACTTATGAGCATTTTCAAATCTGTAGTTGGCTATGATCTAGCTAACCTGCAGGATCAATTTTACAAGCAAGCGCTTGGCGGTGTCGATCTCATTAAGGACGACGAAATTTTGTTTGAAAATCCACTGACGCCGCTTGAGAAGCGTGTGGAAGCCTGCATGTCGGCAGCAAGCCGTGCAGAAGCAGAAACCGGCCAAAAGCTGTTGTACGCTGTCAACCTGACAGGACCTACCTCACAGCTAGCTGCAAATGCACGAAAAGCCATTAATGCTGGTGCTAATGCGCTCCTATTTAATGTTCTCTCCTACGGCTATGATGTGCTCCATGAGTTAAGCAGTGATACGTCCATTACAGTGCCTATTGCTGCACATCCAGCGATGGCTGGTGCCATGTATCCTTCGCCGCATTATGGTATTAGCGCTTCGCTGCTGCTTGGCAAGCTTATGCGTCTTGCAGGTGCTGATCTTGTCCTGTTCCCATCACCGTATGGCTCTGTTGTCATGCCTAAGGAAGAGAATCTTGCAGTTAAGGATGCCCTGCTTGAGCCGCTGCATGGCCTTCGCGCCAGCTTCCCAATACCATCCGCTGGCATTCATCCTGGTCTTGTACCGTTAATTCTAAAAGATTTCGGCACGGATGTAGTTGTTAATGCTGGCGGCGGCATTCACGGTCATCCGATGGGGACAGCAGCAGGCGGACAAGCTTTCCGCCAAGCGATTTCAGCAACCCTAAATGGAGTTCCCCTTCGCAATGCCGCTGAGCAAGCAGGCAACGAAGCATTGCAGGCCGCAATACAAGCTTGGGGGATCAAAGAATAA
- a CDS encoding DinB family protein, producing MKTIQKMYEHLNWANQRILATLQNVEADNEQVVRLFLHILNAEQVWITRLRRMDSSQLPIWSDGDLAICANLIEQTEADFKTFFSEIEEADLDHLISYKNSKNKEFNNSMREILTHVALHGQYHRGQINMRLRAGGFEPINTDFITFLR from the coding sequence ATGAAAACCATTCAAAAAATGTATGAGCATTTAAATTGGGCTAATCAACGTATTCTAGCAACTTTACAAAATGTAGAGGCAGACAACGAGCAGGTGGTGCGTTTATTTTTACATATCCTTAATGCTGAACAAGTATGGATAACTAGATTACGAAGAATGGATAGCTCACAATTACCTATTTGGTCGGATGGCGATCTAGCAATTTGTGCAAATCTAATTGAACAAACTGAAGCCGACTTCAAAACATTTTTTTCTGAGATAGAAGAAGCAGACTTAGATCATTTAATTTCATACAAAAATAGTAAAAATAAAGAGTTTAACAATTCGATGCGCGAAATTCTAACCCATGTAGCACTTCACGGTCAGTATCATCGAGGACAAATTAATATGCGTCTTCGAGCAGGCGGTTTTGAACCGATTAATACTGACTTTATAACATTTTTAAGATAG
- a CDS encoding AAA family ATPase, which produces MRKYKLEMAIGFLPVFIGFFIFIGQNVVPMLLLGLLGFAVVYAARGRGKLTALSSQQRRPDAMSAPLTFEQIGGQERAKQELVEALDFLVHQEQIAKLGIRPLKGILLAGPPGTGKTLLAKAAAQYTDSIYLAASGSEFVEMYVGVGASRVRDLFKEARTKAKKEKKSSAVIFIDEIEVIGGKRDGGQQREYDQTLNQLLTEMDGIYANESPRILLIAATNRKEMLDSALLRPGRFDRHIGVELPDKKGRLHILNIHASNKPIEDGVDLDRIATESFGFSGAQLESVMNEAAIYALRESREKIAENHLSMAIDKVMMGEKTDREATKEERERIALHELGHAIMAELVRPGSVSQVALSPRGQALGYVRHNPQQDQYLYTKAFLNGQIMIALGGAAAEELFYGNRSTGSRGDFDQAMNIVRTLVESGLTDLGIIDASMMTKEAWASINRSILDELMLETKAMLEVKRDVFTQSLATLLKEETLSGTEFRALLSKHIAA; this is translated from the coding sequence ATGCGGAAATATAAACTTGAAATGGCGATAGGCTTCCTGCCTGTTTTTATCGGCTTTTTTATTTTTATTGGTCAAAATGTTGTTCCAATGCTGTTGCTGGGCTTATTGGGCTTCGCAGTTGTTTATGCCGCTCGAGGAAGAGGGAAGCTAACTGCACTCTCAAGCCAGCAGCGCCGTCCGGATGCTATGTCAGCACCGCTAACCTTCGAGCAGATTGGTGGACAGGAGAGAGCCAAGCAGGAGCTCGTAGAGGCACTCGATTTTTTGGTGCATCAAGAGCAAATTGCTAAGCTCGGCATTCGGCCATTAAAAGGTATTCTACTAGCTGGTCCTCCAGGAACGGGGAAAACGCTTTTAGCTAAGGCTGCTGCACAATATACGGATTCTATTTATTTGGCTGCCTCTGGCAGTGAGTTTGTGGAGATGTATGTAGGTGTAGGAGCTAGCCGTGTACGTGATTTGTTCAAGGAAGCACGCACGAAAGCGAAGAAAGAGAAAAAAAGCAGTGCGGTTATATTTATTGATGAAATTGAAGTCATTGGCGGCAAAAGGGACGGCGGCCAGCAGCGTGAGTACGATCAAACTCTAAATCAGCTGTTGACGGAGATGGACGGTATCTATGCGAATGAATCGCCTCGAATATTACTAATTGCAGCAACGAATCGCAAAGAGATGCTCGACAGCGCACTGCTCCGTCCAGGACGCTTTGATCGCCATATTGGAGTTGAGCTGCCGGACAAGAAGGGCAGACTGCATATCCTTAACATCCATGCAAGCAATAAGCCTATCGAGGATGGGGTAGATCTGGATAGAATAGCGACAGAATCGTTTGGCTTCTCAGGCGCGCAGCTTGAGAGCGTCATGAACGAAGCGGCGATCTATGCGCTGCGGGAAAGCAGAGAGAAAATTGCAGAGAACCATTTATCGATGGCAATAGATAAAGTAATGATGGGCGAGAAGACAGATCGAGAAGCGACGAAGGAAGAAAGAGAGCGAATAGCACTTCATGAGCTGGGCCATGCTATTATGGCTGAGCTGGTTCGACCGGGCAGCGTATCTCAAGTTGCGTTATCTCCACGCGGACAAGCGCTGGGATACGTTCGACATAATCCGCAGCAGGATCAATACCTATATACGAAAGCATTTTTGAATGGTCAAATTATGATCGCGCTTGGCGGTGCTGCTGCTGAGGAATTATTTTATGGCAATCGCAGTACCGGTTCTAGAGGCGACTTTGATCAAGCAATGAATATCGTAAGAACATTAGTCGAATCTGGTTTAACTGATCTTGGCATCATCGATGCTTCCATGATGACGAAGGAAGCTTGGGCTTCCATAAATCGCAGTATATTAGACGAGCTCATGCTGGAAACAAAAGCGATGCTTGAAGTGAAACGAGATGTGTTCACACAGTCATTAGCTACGCTGTTGAAAGAGGAAACGTTGAGCGGTACTGAATTTAGAGCGCTTCTTAGCAAGCACATTGCAGCTTGA
- a CDS encoding DnaD domain protein — protein MNNEIWKAYSHGMAAALQEGGVYVSAMLLRTYRQLGLSDTEAILLLQIMVYTEADMNDFPTPEELAERTGQTIREVGQLLGRLMKEDFLAIDEYVDSSTGMQSERYNWTGWLLKAAALTSEQKREMKKAERQPLKPQAVPVSDLFSVFEQEFGRLLSPIECETISGWLDHDHYTDEIIRFALKEAVFAGKLSLRYIDRILIEWSRNRVTNADEARAHSQKFRGGRG, from the coding sequence TTGAACAACGAGATATGGAAGGCGTATTCGCATGGGATGGCCGCTGCTTTGCAGGAGGGCGGTGTTTATGTATCAGCTATGCTGCTGCGCACGTACCGTCAACTCGGTTTATCAGATACAGAAGCTATCCTGCTGCTGCAAATTATGGTATATACAGAAGCGGATATGAACGATTTTCCAACACCTGAGGAGCTTGCTGAACGAACGGGCCAGACGATTCGCGAGGTAGGCCAATTGTTGGGACGATTGATGAAGGAAGATTTTTTAGCGATTGATGAATATGTGGACAGCTCTACAGGTATGCAATCAGAGCGTTACAATTGGACGGGTTGGTTGCTTAAGGCCGCAGCGTTAACGTCAGAGCAGAAGCGGGAGATGAAAAAGGCAGAGCGCCAGCCTTTGAAGCCGCAAGCCGTTCCCGTATCCGACTTATTTAGTGTCTTTGAGCAGGAGTTTGGAAGACTGCTGTCTCCGATTGAGTGCGAGACGATTTCCGGGTGGCTTGATCACGATCACTATACAGATGAAATTATCCGATTTGCTTTAAAAGAAGCAGTCTTTGCCGGTAAGCTAAGCCTGCGCTATATTGATCGAATACTAATTGAATGGAGCCGCAACCGAGTAACGAATGCAGACGAGGCTCGCGCCCATTCACAAAAATTTCGTGGAGGAAGAGGCTAA
- a CDS encoding DUF5590 domain-containing protein, which translates to MTMQRWLFAVVASLILIFTGVFVYFRDIQQPQWLEAKEAKQQATQFADLASVEKVYRHIWNKESWIVQGSNQQDEEIYVWLSEDQSPVSSLAAEGVTKEQISDEFKKKKQDADIIRIQPGLFDDVRVWEVYYRDGDSSIHYYYDFYKFDNGAFIDSYKLPAKTEP; encoded by the coding sequence ATGACAATGCAGCGCTGGCTGTTTGCTGTCGTTGCGAGTCTAATACTAATCTTCACTGGTGTCTTTGTATACTTTAGAGATATTCAACAGCCACAATGGCTAGAGGCTAAGGAGGCAAAGCAGCAGGCCACTCAATTTGCTGACCTTGCCAGTGTCGAAAAGGTTTATCGTCATATTTGGAATAAAGAAAGCTGGATTGTTCAAGGCAGCAATCAGCAGGATGAAGAGATTTACGTATGGTTGTCTGAGGATCAGTCGCCAGTGTCGTCTCTAGCTGCTGAAGGTGTAACGAAGGAACAAATCAGCGATGAATTCAAAAAGAAGAAGCAGGATGCAGACATCATACGAATTCAACCGGGTTTGTTTGATGATGTGCGAGTCTGGGAAGTCTATTATAGAGATGGCGACAGCTCTATACATTATTACTATGACTTCTACAAATTCGATAATGGGGCTTTTATTGATTCGTATAAGTTACCTGCCAAGACGGAGCCGTGA
- a CDS encoding GNAT family N-acetyltransferase, with amino-acid sequence MSNSQNTKKTSFTIECKDIILREYSLKDLDEFHALTWQPEIYEFLPGWNVPKEQRLDWLINYEIKENEQFLTAVTEGGDIGELRLRMGIILKESGEFIGWCCTGIKDELSPPNREIMYAISKDYRGKGYTTQAAQGMIKYLFENTNVDELNAIAIIGNVASNKVIQKCGFEFIDNIEIENEKYRYYKLRREICQVRDA; translated from the coding sequence ATGAGCAACTCTCAAAATACGAAAAAAACTAGCTTTACTATAGAGTGCAAAGATATCATTTTGCGGGAATACAGTTTAAAGGATCTGGATGAATTCCACGCTCTTACTTGGCAGCCGGAAATATATGAATTTTTGCCTGGATGGAATGTGCCTAAGGAACAACGATTAGATTGGTTAATTAATTACGAAATAAAGGAAAATGAACAGTTTTTAACTGCAGTAACGGAAGGTGGGGACATCGGTGAGCTCCGTCTTCGAATGGGAATAATATTGAAGGAATCGGGTGAATTTATTGGTTGGTGCTGTACGGGAATCAAGGACGAATTATCGCCGCCAAACAGGGAGATCATGTATGCAATATCGAAGGATTATAGAGGTAAAGGCTATACCACCCAGGCTGCACAAGGAATGATCAAATATTTGTTTGAAAATACCAATGTCGATGAACTTAATGCAATAGCTATTATAGGGAACGTGGCTTCAAACAAGGTAATACAAAAATGCGGGTTTGAATTTATAGATAATATTGAAATTGAAAACGAGAAATATAGGTATTACAAGCTTAGAAGGGAAATATGCCAAGTACGTGATGCATAA
- a CDS encoding acetate kinase — protein sequence MKVLVINAGSSSLKYQLYDMRNELVLASGRVERIGMDSSIVTHEPVDKPEVRNVSEILDHVTAVKRVIDMLTHPEFGALSHLNEIDAVGHRVVHGGEVFSSSVLVTQEVKLEIRRLFDLAPLHNPAHMMGISAVETNLPNVPQVVVFDTAFHQSMPNTSYLYPIPTVLYRRHKIRRYGFHGTSHAYVSTHAAEYLNKPLESLKMITCHIGNGASLAAIMDGKSFDTSMGMTPLEGLMMGTRSGDIDPAIVPFVMNKEELTLNEVNSMLNKHSGMLAISGISSDMREVTEAMLEGDKNAKLAFDMYAYRVKKYIGAYAAAMNGVDTIVFTAGVGENSVALRKAICDGISFLGIELDEQRNSERRKDAREITTDASRVKVLVVPTNEELLIARDTYTIVKSLESNQS from the coding sequence ATGAAAGTACTAGTTATCAATGCAGGAAGCTCCTCATTAAAATATCAGCTATACGACATGCGCAATGAATTGGTGCTTGCGAGCGGCCGAGTGGAGCGGATCGGAATGGATTCTTCGATCGTCACTCATGAGCCGGTAGATAAGCCGGAGGTACGCAATGTTAGTGAAATACTAGATCATGTAACAGCCGTGAAACGCGTGATTGATATGCTCACACATCCCGAATTTGGCGCGCTCAGCCATCTAAATGAAATTGATGCAGTAGGACATCGTGTAGTGCACGGCGGTGAAGTGTTTAGCAGCTCCGTGCTTGTTACGCAGGAGGTTAAGCTGGAAATACGCAGATTATTCGATCTTGCTCCACTTCATAATCCTGCTCATATGATGGGGATTTCAGCAGTGGAAACGAATTTGCCGAATGTTCCTCAGGTTGTCGTATTCGATACAGCTTTCCATCAGTCGATGCCAAACACATCTTATTTGTATCCGATACCGACGGTTCTCTACCGTCGACATAAAATTCGTAGATATGGTTTCCACGGAACGTCACATGCTTATGTAAGCACACATGCTGCTGAATATTTGAACAAGCCGCTGGAATCATTGAAAATGATCACTTGCCATATCGGAAACGGTGCAAGCTTGGCTGCAATAATGGATGGAAAATCATTTGATACAAGCATGGGGATGACCCCGCTTGAAGGACTTATGATGGGGACCAGAAGCGGCGATATTGATCCAGCTATCGTACCTTTTGTCATGAATAAAGAAGAATTGACTTTGAATGAGGTTAATTCTATGCTTAACAAGCATAGCGGTATGCTTGCGATTTCAGGAATCAGCAGCGACATGCGTGAGGTAACTGAAGCGATGCTTGAAGGCGACAAAAACGCCAAGCTAGCTTTTGATATGTATGCCTATCGAGTGAAAAAATATATCGGTGCGTATGCAGCGGCGATGAATGGCGTAGATACGATCGTATTTACTGCAGGAGTAGGTGAGAACTCGGTTGCACTGCGCAAGGCAATTTGCGACGGAATTTCATTCCTAGGCATAGAGCTGGATGAACAGCGCAATTCGGAACGACGCAAGGACGCGCGAGAAATTACTACGGATGCCTCACGTGTTAAGGTACTTGTTGTGCCAACGAATGAGGAGCTCTTAATCGCACGTGACACGTATACGATAGTTAAAAGTTTAGAATCTAACCAGTCATAA
- a CDS encoding amidohydrolase: MSQIWIENGFFVTMDDAKPSFKGHMVVTNDRITYIGTDAPTELSEGVLKIDGSKLAFMPGLINTHGHAAMSLLRGYSDDLNLQVWLEQKMWPMEGKYVDQDTRAGSALAIVEMLRSGTTAFVDMYDRMDQVAQMVEQSGIRGVLTRGVIGLCSKEIQDAKLSEAIAFARDWNGKADGRITTMISPHAPYTCPPEYIERFVQAAHDYNLPLHTHMSETLFEVEQNVRDYGVRPVEHLDRLGFFSRPSLVAHAVHLNDEEIEILAAKNVAVSHNPVSNLKLASGVARVPDLLRAGVTVSLGTDSVASNNNLDLFEEIRFAALLHKGVSGDPTTIPALEALKMGTVYGAKSVWQQDNLGSLKAGMKADFIAIDIEQPHFYPKTDMISHLVYSGSGRDVKHVWVNGQQVLKNGECTLLDEEKIRYEAQASFERLLQN; encoded by the coding sequence ATGAGTCAGATTTGGATTGAAAATGGATTTTTTGTAACGATGGATGACGCAAAGCCTTCATTTAAGGGACATATGGTTGTGACGAATGACCGTATCACATACATAGGAACGGATGCGCCGACAGAACTTTCAGAAGGGGTTCTGAAGATTGACGGAAGCAAGCTTGCTTTTATGCCTGGTCTTATTAATACACATGGACATGCGGCGATGAGTTTGCTGCGTGGCTATTCGGATGATCTAAACCTTCAAGTATGGCTGGAGCAGAAGATGTGGCCGATGGAAGGGAAATATGTTGATCAAGACACTCGTGCAGGAAGCGCTCTTGCGATTGTTGAAATGCTGCGTTCAGGGACTACGGCTTTTGTTGATATGTATGATCGGATGGACCAGGTTGCACAGATGGTTGAGCAAAGCGGAATTCGCGGCGTTCTAACTAGAGGTGTAATCGGTCTATGTTCTAAGGAAATTCAAGATGCCAAGCTTTCAGAGGCAATTGCATTCGCACGCGATTGGAACGGGAAGGCTGATGGCCGGATTACAACGATGATTTCGCCTCATGCTCCGTATACATGTCCGCCAGAGTACATCGAACGTTTCGTTCAAGCGGCACATGATTACAATTTACCGCTGCATACTCATATGTCTGAAACATTATTTGAAGTCGAGCAAAATGTTCGTGATTACGGTGTTCGTCCGGTTGAGCATTTGGATCGCCTAGGATTCTTCTCTCGTCCCAGCTTGGTTGCTCACGCTGTTCATTTAAATGATGAAGAAATTGAGATTCTTGCCGCTAAAAATGTTGCCGTATCTCATAATCCTGTAAGCAACCTTAAGCTTGCAAGCGGTGTAGCGCGTGTACCTGATTTACTTCGTGCTGGAGTTACCGTTTCCCTTGGTACAGACAGCGTTGCCAGCAACAATAATTTGGATTTATTTGAAGAAATTCGTTTTGCTGCGCTGCTGCATAAAGGTGTTTCCGGAGACCCTACAACTATTCCCGCTCTAGAAGCGTTAAAAATGGGTACCGTTTATGGGGCAAAATCGGTTTGGCAGCAGGACAATCTCGGAAGCTTGAAGGCAGGCATGAAGGCTGACTTTATAGCTATTGATATCGAGCAGCCGCATTTTTATCCTAAGACGGATATGATCTCCCATTTGGTTTATTCAGGCTCGGGCAGAGATGTTAAGCATGTGTGGGTGAATGGACAGCAGGTATTGAAAAATGGCGAGTGCACGTTACTTGACGAGGAGAAAATCCGCTATGAGGCTCAAGCGAGCTTCGAGCGCTTGCTGCAGAACTAA
- a CDS encoding N-acetyltransferase: protein MNISIRIEIVDDYEITDKVVKSAFANMEFSDKKEHILVSRIRKSDEFIPELSLVAIDEDNQEIVGHILLSKININNDHQSAESLALAPVSVLPNYQNKGIGKLMIYDALQKAKKLGYTSVVVLGHPEYYPKFGFKKASIWGIKAPFEVPDEVFMAIELSENSLVRVSGLVEYSSVFFE from the coding sequence ATGAACATTTCGATAAGAATAGAAATAGTTGATGATTACGAAATTACAGACAAAGTCGTGAAGAGTGCATTTGCAAATATGGAGTTTAGCGATAAAAAAGAACATATTTTAGTGTCTCGAATTAGAAAATCAGATGAATTCATTCCCGAGTTATCTTTAGTAGCAATTGATGAAGATAATCAAGAAATCGTTGGACATATTCTTTTATCAAAAATAAATATAAATAATGACCATCAAAGTGCGGAATCACTTGCACTTGCTCCTGTGTCTGTCTTGCCAAATTACCAAAATAAAGGCATAGGAAAGCTGATGATTTATGATGCATTACAAAAAGCGAAAAAGCTTGGATATACCTCTGTTGTAGTACTGGGACATCCAGAGTATTATCCGAAATTTGGTTTCAAAAAAGCATCTATATGGGGCATAAAAGCGCCTTTCGAGGTTCCAGATGAAGTTTTTATGGCTATTGAGTTGAGTGAAAATTCACTTGTCCGTGTTTCAGGCCTTGTTGAGTATTCAAGTGTATTCTTTGAATAA